GGGATAAAACACCTTTTCTTTTGCGATGGCAGGCGGCTGCTTCAGAACTTCTTTGACTGTCTGCATGACAGTCTCGGTCCGCATTGCACTCACTGAACGAACCAGCTCAACCAGAAGCAGCTGCTCTTCACTGGCTGTGGGAATCACCTGTGAGAAACAgatatacaaaaacatataaattgTAAGAAGGGCATGGCATAGAGAAGTATTATAAATGTCAAGTCAATAGAAGCCTTTAAATAATACTCAATGATATGTCATATGAATTTACAGTTACAAGACTACTTTTAACACAACTATATTGGTAAAGATGGTAGTGAGAGTGTAAATGGATAACACTCACACTCTTACTGCTAACATATTTTGCTCTTTGCTatcttttaatatattttaacacaTCTTTATTAGTAGGCTTTGCTGGTTTCTtccaaatgaaagcaaaaaaaggGCTCTTTTGATGGGTTTTCAATTCAGGCCTCAATGCAACAAAAGctagaaaatgtgaaaagtggCTGGATGTTTGATATCCACTGAGTATGGTTAATGATATCTACCTTATTCCTGACTGGAGTCTTGACCTGTTTCCTCTCATTCCAGACATAGGCGATAGCTGCCATGAAATGAGCGCCATGGTTCATAGAGATTGGacccagcagctccaggatcTGCTGACGGAGGTTCTGCAGaacagaggtggaggaggaaggcaAGTTAGACCTGAGGATCTGACAACTTAATATGCAAACAGTCCATTTGAGCTACAATCCATAAGGAACTCAGTCACtccatttaaatattttggtgtgtatgtggatGCCACATTGCCTTGAGAAAAACACAGTTGGACACAGTGAATAAATCAACTTATTTCTATTTtccaaaatgcatcaaattGCCTTGCTGTTAAGAATACACAccaaaggtaaaaaacaaaaaggttctGTTCCTTGCACAATATTGGTATTTTGTATCAAACATAGGCCACTGATCCAGACAGTGCTAGAACTAACAAAGGATGTGGGACTTAAATGAAAAAGAGCAAGTTATTTGTCCTGTAAATACTTCTCTTGCAGGGATACAGGCCTTGCAGTAATAACAACTAACATTATACTGCAGTGGACAAAATAATCACTGAATTGTGCgaatgaaaattacaaaatttgaccttaagtaaaataaatactgtCTAGACAGGGATAATGGCTTTATTTGccgaaaaaaaaatcctgcagcaGCATAAAAGGGCTTCCTTTAGGTTTGCTTAAAATACACAAGATTCTATGTTAGGAAATATGCCAGTTTACAGGACTCtgtaaaacaggttttttttttttttttaattcactttgCTAGATAAACAAAGACATGCTGCAGAGTCATTTCCTTGACTGAATAACAATCCCAAGTACATGTTGTTTGGTGTACCTTGGTGGAGCCCAGGTTGATGTTAGAGGTGGAGGCAGCGGAGGCAGTAGCAGGTTTGTCAGAATTGTCAGCCTGGTAGAGGACACTCCACAGCAGGGTGACAGATGACATGATGGTATGAAGGATGGACAGGATGCCTGAACGAGCCTCTGCCAGGTGCTTCTGATCAACACTCACCTGCAACTGAGAAGCATAAAGTGCACCAGAATTgtcagtatacagtatatggaGACAAACAACATACACTGTATAAtgtaaagacataaaaaaactatacaaaatataaaatcatatGCCTTTCACATTTGGGGATTATGGGTAAGGTTGACAAATTACAAATATAAACTGAAACAAAGCAAGGcagattaaaaaatgacttgatttgAGCATTgcttcaagaaaaaaactcgACTGATGAAAAAATACACCTCTGTAGAAGGATTCAAAAATAAACCTTCATTGATGCGTGAAAGAGTAGGACTTGCCAATATTAAGTTGTGGTGCACAGCACCCTCACCTGGTGGTACTGGGAAGTGGGATCCAGTAAGCAGTAATGGATGATCGCTGTCACCCCCTCCAACACTGTGAGGATCAGGTCAGGGGGAATACAGAGTGCCATCCACTGAGgtctaagagagagagacatatacACAGTACAATAATATGTAGtgtaacaataaaatgtttcttttcagaGGATATAATTCAGTATTTTAACTGGAAGATTCTGAATGCCAAGAAATGAATTGAGAAGCCTCATGACCTGATATATTTAATGGTCAATAGTGCCATCTTGTGACCAAAACCTTGCTAAGCCATTCTTTTGCTGTTAGATGACAGACTGTTAAtaccagtgtttctcaaatttTTTGGCTTCAGTAACCCCGTTCCCTGATTTCTGAATCCAAATACCCCCTTTACCTGACTACAACATTTTGCTTaaaaaactgcaacagaaaATCATAGCTATCATGTGATGAATGATGATAACCCACCGTTTGAAGAATATAATGTCACAAATAAGAAATGTATTGAAAGACTGAATGAGTGCCTCAAAAGTGGGTCTATAGTAGATTTATTCCAACACTGTCACCATAACATTTCAGTAAGTAAgtggttctgttttttttctgttgagcTGTGTTTTCTGGGTTGTTTGCAAGAGGCCCTTATTTTAAGCGCCACATTTGAGCTTTTTGCAGTATAGTTCTATTACACGTTTTAAATGTTACTATTATCTAAAAATACGTATTTTCAAAATCCCCTAATATATTCATGAATTActctacattttattattacactatttttctgttttcagatttttctcacATATCCCCTGTAGTGCTTCTGTATATCACTAGGGGTATACGTAATGCCATTTGTTAAATGTGGGTCTATACAATACTTGAATGTATGGTTGTTATTAGCTgcattcatcattttaaaattgatAGTATAGATATGTTAGGCCACTTAGAACTCTGTATCAGTACCTGGTGTCAGTGATGCCCGTCTCATAGCGGTACTGCTGGAGAAGATTGTCCAGGTTCCTGCACAGCTGCAGGGTAACTGAGGCCACCACCCTCCTCAGCACCCTCCCCATGTATGGCAGGGTAGCTGTGATGAGTCCTATCCACTGTGGGTGCATTTTACATGCATGGTGCTGATGCAGCGCCCTGATGACAGCACACAAGAACATACCCTGTGCCGTGATTGGCTGGCCATGTAGATACTGCAGCGATGTCATTGGTTGCTGAGGATTGACATGCTCCACCTCCCCGCCCAGGAGCTCATACCCTGCCCCGGAGCCGCTTCCTGTCCCGCCAACCCCCGACCCTCCTCCCACCggccctccttctcctccctcgtCAGCTGGTACCAGGATTCTGTGCTCAAGGACCACCAGGCTCTGCAGCAGTCTCAGCAGCTGGGATTGAACGGCGCTGCAGCTGTCGATCTGGTCCTCTGACAGGTTGATAACACTGTCCTCTGACAGACCTTCCTCAACTGCGGCCATATTGACTCCAGCCATCCGCTGCTCGTGCCATTTCTGGGCACTGAAGATGGAAGACAGCAAGCAATGTAGAACAACCTTTTGAACTTTGCACTTGGACAGCACGTCGCTGATGAAACTGGCAAAACCCTTAGCTGAACCGTCTGTGACTTTGGCTAGCTCACTGAAGAGGAGAGTCAGGACCTCTACGCTGGTGAGCTGCATGGCCCGGTTTCCTGCCAGGTCCTGAGCACCCGTGGCCACGTGGGCAGAGTAATAGCTCCTCAGGAAATAGAGGCAAAGTGAGATGATGATCTCCAGGTACATTGCGCTGCGGAATGAGTGGGAGTGAGAGTCCTGGGGGATGGGGCAGTAGAAGTCTTTACCCATGACAGAGACCCTGTGGCGTGCTAGGAGGTTTTGGAGCAAGGAAAGCTGTGGAGTGTAGGTGTTGTTGATGCTGGTAGTGGAGATGGCGCTGACAAATCCTGAGGGAGCAGCTCTTAGCATGGCTGCTATGGCTGACATGGCATGGAGGGCCCGGGAGGAGTCATACAGCTGGAGGTACAGCAGGACATGTTGGTAGAGGGGATGGATGTTGAAACGTGGCGGCGCAGAGGAAGATCTACGGCCTCCTGTGACACTGACACCCCCTACAGTACTGCTGGTACCCCCACTGGGTGAACCAGTGTCACTCTCAATCTCTGACACCTCACCTTCCCCACAGCTGTACCAGTTTTCCAGATCCAGGCTGTCCCCAAAGAAAATACTGGGTGGCCGGGTCTTTTCAGCCTGATTGGCTGccttcctcagcctctcctcctctttccttttggCCTTTTTGATCTTAGGCTTGGCCCCTGGAGATTTGTCTGCCAACCTCTCCATGATCTTCCCCTTCAGAGAGAGCTGGGTGCTGCTGTGACTGCGTTTGCGGGCCTGAGGATCATCCACCTGCAGGCTGTGGTCTGGGGTGGCTGGGCCAGAGCTGTCCGGCAGTGTGACGATGGAAGGAGATGAACTATGGCGCGTGATGccctctctgtgctgctcctctACAGTTATATCAGCCGTTGCGACAGACAGGAACTCCAGTGTGCCTCCTGCCAGCATCTCTGGCAGAGTTTGGTGGTGGGAGCCAGGATGAGGGCCCAAGTCGAGACGGGGACCAGTGGAGGTATCTGAGGACGTGCTGTCTGAGTCTGTCTGCGGCCAGGCTTCAGGTGGGGATGTGCTTTCAACAGATCCTTCTTCTACTACACTTACAACCCTGTCTATCAGCTCTGCTAGAACACAGGTCACAGACTCATCTATAGAATCCTCATCCTCTGCTGACATGCTATCTGTGGACCCAGGGTGTTGGCTTGAGCCATTGACGACAGTGTTGGCGCCATCTGGCTCCTCAAAGCTGCCATTGTCTACTGTGGATGAATGGGAGCCACTTGACTCAGAGCTCTGGTGCTCCCCCTGTTGGTCAGCTGGCTGATATTCACCAGCCAGCTGGAGGTTTTCACTGCTCAGACTCAGTAAGGACAGACTGTCACTTAGGGGGTTGACGGTCAGACAGAAGGGCTCCATGTCACCCAAAGGTACACCTCGGAGGTGTTCTTGTCCCCCCTGCAGATTCTCCCCTTGGATCTGGCTGAAGTCTGAGAAGAAAGGGACATAAATTTTAAGATTCAAGCAAGTAATTGCGAGATGATGTTCTAAGAATACTAAAAGAGAGACATTAAGAAAAGACTGTCCTAATCAACTTCTTTCAGACTTTCAGAGTTCCAGTATAGTCAATGGGGAACAGCCACATGGTGTCCTGAAAGCATCAATTTTGTAAAAACTTAAAACTATTTAGCGAACATACATGACACAGACTGCATCTGTTGCCAGCCAGCCACTAACAAGGAAAAATAGGCAGTAAACCACACAATTTAGGCCACTGACAatttataacaataaaaaatatggaAAGCAGCAGTAAGAAAGTTAGCAATTGTTTCTTTGACCATAAAGAATCAGTGTGAGAACACAGCTGTCGTGCTGTGGAGGTTTCTCCTGATTGTTTTATATGTACTGTTTGCTGATAGAGGCAATGAGCCATTCACTATCAGCAAACAATGCAATTGAGGCAACACTTTATCTACAAAGAGCTGAATAGTGTGAGAACACCctgaaaataactgcatttaAACAAATCTCCTTCATGAATAGTTAACTGAAGTTTAACTACACTCCAAGTTCATAGGTAATACTCACTGTCTGAGAAGCCAGAGTCTCTTGTATAGACGGGTTCTGATGAGTCCTGTTCAGCTGGGTTGGGAAAGGGCTGCGCCCAGTGGCGCTGGGCCTGAACCCTCTGGATGGAGACCCGATGGGTCTTGGGgtggagtaggaggaggaggagaggctccAAGACCCGAGCAATGTCATGTCTCTGCAACACCTGGTTCAGCCAGGCCCGGCCCACAGCACTGGCAGATGGATCCCAATAACTCAGACTGTCCAGCATGATGAAAAGAGATCTACAGGGGAAACAGAAGGGATGACGAGTATAGTACAAAAGACAATTGTATTATACCATTAAGGAACATAAAGATAGACCACCAGTGATGAATGAAGCGCCAATGGGATGTGGTATGTGGAGAGCCAAACCTACCTGTCAAATGTGCGGTTAAAAGGAGCAGATTTGGTGATGTTCAAATCTCTTGTCAAATGCCACAGAACAGAGAACTTCACATGGGCCTCCAGTCGAATTCTCTGAAAGAACATTGGAAAATCATGACATGTTTTagcatataatatataataagaGGTTGTGTGAAGGGGTGAGGGAGGGAATCAATTCACATAAGAATCACAATTCCTATTTTTACAATTCTAAATCAATTCAAAAATTccaaaaattaattaattatttttttcagtcaagttAAGGTTTTAGTTTTCTCATAGCTAAATACGCTGAAGTGCAGCTCTGCCATAAGCACACAGCTGCCGTCATAGACTCGCAGTGTGGTGCAGTGTGCAGCTATAGCCAACTCTGAATTGGCGGAGAAAATAATTCTGTCCGCAGAGTATTTCAATTCAAAAGACCTGCATCCCTACAGCATTGTTGATCATGAAGGTTTTCCAGTCAGAGATCCAGCATAAAATTGCCTTGATGTGATATTTGCCATCCTGCTCAAAACATCTGCAAATGTTTAGCTGACAAGTCAAACCTCATGAAATTAGTGTGTAGGTTGTGAATCATCTGCGTCGCCTaagatctgtgtgtttgttcagtaaAATTTTGTGAGAGGGGTATTAGCTGCTATATTGCAGCACAACTTGTGATAAGCAGACCTGTTGTTGCTGACAAAATGAAGTCAGTTTTGCAGGTCTTCCATGTTAAGTTCAGGGAAAGTAAAGGACATAGtgtaaaaacatgtaaacagactGATCAAACCATGAATATGTTAAATTTGAGAGCcaaaacatttaataaaacCAGCTTTCAGACTTGTAAAAGGTTTGTTCTatttatgaaaacacaaaaaaaggttGATTTCACCGTTTTCTCTCTATGCCAACCACACCAAATGAGGTCTAGATCAAAAACTACTGTAGATACACTGCATCGAGAATTATTTTTGAGTTGAATTGTGACCCCAAGaatcaaaactgaactgaactgttaTGGCTCCTACAACTTCTCACCCCTAGTTATATGAGTCTGAACTGAGAAGGTAAGTTGCAGGTCTGTGTGTAGGTGGAAGTCAGTCCTGAGAGGTAAACTGGACACTAACCTTGTCCTTGTGCATGAGCTGCTGGCTGATGACGTCTTCACAGATGCCAGAGGAGGGCACCAGGTTGTGGAGCTGATAGAAGAGCTCCACGCTGCGCTGATGGTGCTGAGGAGTCCCTTCACCCAACTGGTCCCACAAGATCAGGGCCACACTCTGAGCACATGATTGCATACAGTATAAGACAGATTGGAGACCAAAAAAAGTCATGGAACCCTTATTCTGCAAAAACAGTCTAGACAGCCCTCTACCAGGGATGAACGGAAATTAGATAGAAATATCTTTACCTTGAAGAAATCTGTCTTGTCGGCAATGTACTTCAGTATTCCCTGAGTGAGTGGTGGCCTGATGACGACGGCAACCCGGCCCTGGCTGGGACTCATGGTCTGAGTGGTGTCAGAGCCTCCGCTAGATGCCACACTCTCGgcagtcac
The Myripristis murdjan chromosome 16, fMyrMur1.1, whole genome shotgun sequence DNA segment above includes these coding regions:
- the dop1a gene encoding protein dopey-1 isoform X4 — protein: MAPIRPTRSMRVICQETYIEIQTEHLPQLLLRMVAALTSHLQALGLGELTHCLRLCSKILSKVQPPLVSPLALPSGPQAQGLSSSATREKTADKEDKRALPATLELPGSGEVFEDGENPPSSRSSESGFTDFVQYQADGSEESERTHHSHASLKTGRRSSGPSQAKPLDKPVMQCCLEHFQQFLSRLIILYIVPRQADRAGGEKREVVRLGPLGSEDTQQNGHMEKTESCLGDGLGTSQRECVPAFTAACQLFLECSSFPVYIAEGNLKSSPTQEEQNDNEQMRPPVWLQTLMDACCMAGEFSLQGVAISLLMDLVGLTQSVAMVTAESVASSGGSDTTQTMSPSQGRVAVVIRPPLTQGILKYIADKTDFFKSVALILWDQLGEGTPQHHQRSVELFYQLHNLVPSSGICEDVISQQLMHKDKRIRLEAHVKFSVLWHLTRDLNITKSAPFNRTFDRSLFIMLDSLSYWDPSASAVGRAWLNQVLQRHDIARVLEPLLLLLLHPKTHRVSIQRVQAQRHWAQPFPNPAEQDSSEPVYTRDSGFSDNFSQIQGENLQGGQEHLRGVPLGDMEPFCLTVNPLSDSLSLLSLSSENLQLAGEYQPADQQGEHQSSESSGSHSSTVDNGSFEEPDGANTVVNGSSQHPGSTDSMSAEDEDSIDESVTCVLAELIDRVVSVVEEGSVESTSPPEAWPQTDSDSTSSDTSTGPRLDLGPHPGSHHQTLPEMLAGGTLEFLSVATADITVEEQHREGITRHSSSPSIVTLPDSSGPATPDHSLQVDDPQARKRSHSSTQLSLKGKIMERLADKSPGAKPKIKKAKRKEEERLRKAANQAEKTRPPSIFFGDSLDLENWYSCGEGEVSEIESDTGSPSGGTSSTVGGVSVTGGRRSSSAPPRFNIHPLYQHVLLYLQLYDSSRALHAMSAIAAMLRAAPSGFVSAISTTSINNTYTPQLSLLQNLLARHRVSVMGKDFYCPIPQDSHSHSFRSAMYLEIIISLCLYFLRSYYSAHVATGAQDLAGNRAMQLTSVEVLTLLFSELAKVTDGSAKGFASFISDVLSKCKVQKVVLHCLLSSIFSAQKWHEQRMAGVNMAAVEEGLSEDSVINLSEDQIDSCSAVQSQLLRLLQSLVVLEHRILVPADEGGEGGPVGGGSGVGGTGSGSGAGYELLGGEVEHVNPQQPMTSLQYLHGQPITAQGMFLCAVIRALHQHHACKMHPQWIGLITATLPYMGRVLRRVVASVTLQLCRNLDNLLQQYRYETGITDTRPQWMALCIPPDLILTVLEGVTAIIHYCLLDPTSQYHQLQVSVDQKHLAEARSGILSILHTIMSSVTLLWSVLYQADNSDKPATASAASTSNINLGSTKNLRQQILELLGPISMNHGAHFMAAIAYVWNERKQVKTPVRNKVIPTASEEQLLLVELVRSVSAMRTETVMQTVKEVLKQPPAIAKEKKHLSLEVCMLQFFYAYVQRIPVSSLVDSWPSLLALLKDSVQLGLPAPGQFLILGVLNEFILKNPNLESKKDQRELQDVTHKVVEAIGTIAGSSLEQTTWLRRNLEVKASPQIVVDGANLEADVEDLMLTVMEASSFTPSVYSVHALTLLAEVLAHLLDMVFYSDEKERVIPLLVNIMHYVVPYLRNHSAHNAPSYRACIQLLSSLSGYQYTRRAWKKEAFDLFMDHTFFQMDSSCVSHWRAIIDHLMTHDKTTFRDLMTRVAVAQSSSLSLFTNRDAELEQRAMLLKRLAFTIYSSEVDQYQKYLPDIQERLVESLRLPQVPILHAQVFLFFRVLLLRMSPQHLTSLWPTMITELVQVFLLMEQELTADEDISRTSGPSVAGLETTYSGGNGFSTSYNSQRWLNLYLSACKLLDLALALPSESLPQFQMYRWAFIPEASDDSGLEVRRQGTHQREFKPYVVRLAKLLRKRAKKNPEEDCSSRTLSWEPGHLLLTLYVIRSMEQLLPFFNLLSQVFNSKASSRSGPTYSHTTGDAAFPSHKDGHKLESQKVFWSRARQNIEEMVEKDFLEGLIKT